The DNA region CGCGGGGATCCTGCGCATGGCGTCGCCGATGACCATGACGTGCCGCAGCGAACGCAGCTCCGTGGACAGCTGCGCCAGAAGTCCCGCGTGGTACGACTTCGCCGAGCCCAGCGACGTCACCAGCTTCTCGCGCCGGGAGCCCAGCGCGGCGTCGTCCAGACCGGCCAGATAGTCGATCGACGCGATCAGCCCGGCCAGCAACGGGTACGCGTGCGGCCCCAGCTCCATCCGGGCCGGACCGCGCGCGGCCGGGTCGAGCGAGACCGACGGCAGCCGTTCGAGCAGTTCGGGGTCACGGAAGACCAGCGCCCCCACCGACGGCCCGCCCCAGGCCTGCGCCGAAACGACCATCACGTCGGCGCCGAGCGCGTTGAGGTCCAGCGGCACGAACGGCGCCGCGTACGTCGCGTCGACGACGACCAGCGCGCCGACGCGTTTGGCGAACTCGATCACCGTCGGGACGTCGGGCCGGGTGCCGACCGAACCGGACGCCAGCGTGACCGCGACGGCCTTCGTGCGCGCGGAGACGAGGTTCTCGTACTGCCAGGCGGGCAGCTCACAGGTCTCGATGTCGATCTCGCCCCAGCGCACGACCGCGCCGACGCGTTTCGCCGCGCGGCGCCACGGCGCGAGGTTGGCCTCCTCGTCGAGCCGGGAGACGACGACCTCGTCACCGATCGTCCAGCGATCGGCCATCGCGTCGACGAGACGGCGGATGAGATCGGGCGCGTTGGGTCCGAGCACGACTCCGGCCGGGTCGGCGCCGACCAGGTCGGCGACCGCCCGGCGAGCGGCCGTGACAATGCTTTCCGCGCGCTGGGAGGCCGGAAACGCTCCACCCGGCCCGGACACCGGAGCGCGCATGGCCGTGGATACGGCCGAAGCGACCTGTTCAGGTACGAGCATTCCGGCGGCGCCGTCGAAGTGAATCCAGCCGTCACCCAGCGCGGGAAACAACCCACGGATACGAGCGACGTCGAACGCCATGGGGACACCGTACGGACGTGCGGTTTGGCGCTTTACCCGGGGTTGGCTGCCCGACCACGGGGCGCGACGATTCCCGCTACGCTCGGAGACGGCGCCGAAAACCACACTGCGCTTCGCGCCCGACGTAGGCCAGGATGGAGCACATGACCGACCCAGTTTCCCGCGAATCGACCACCCCCGGTGACGGCGGCGGAGACTCCCCACACCATGTGGTGGTCGTCGGTCCCGACGGCACCCCGGTCGGCACCGCACGCATCGCCGCCCCCGGCTCCGACTCCGGCGAGGAGGGGCAGGAGGAGTCGCTCGGCGACCTCGTCGAGGAACCCGCCAAGGTGATGCGCATCGGCACGATGATCAAACAGCTGCTGGAGGAGGTCCGCGCCGCGCCGCTGGACGACGCCAGCCGCACCCGCGTGCGCGAGATCCACCAGACCTCGATCCGTGAGCTGGAGCAGGCGCTCGCGCCCGAGCTACAGGACGAGCTGGAGCGGCTCGTGCGGCCGTTCACCGAGAACTCGACGCCCTCCGATGCCGAACTGCGGATCGCGCAGGCGCAGCTCGTCGGCTGGCTGGAAGGGCTGTTCAGCGGCATCCAGACCGCGCTGTTCGCGCAGCAGATGGCCGCGCGGGTGCAGCTGGAGCAGATGCGGCGGGGGCTGCCGGCCGGTCCTTCCGCGGGCGGCGCCGCTCTGGGCGGGCACGCGGCCGGTGGCGAGTCGCACGGACCTGGTCAGTACCTCTAGCGCAGCGGACTGAAGAACGTCCGCAGGTCGTCGATGAGCAGATCCGGCACCTCCAGCCCCGGGAAGTGACCGCCTCGGTCCGGAGTGGACCAGTGCACGATGTTGTCAGTGCGCTCGGCGAGGTGCCGGATCGGGAGCCCGGTGTCCTTCGGGAACACGGCCACCCCGGTGGGCACTGTGGACCGCGACGGCTCTTCGCCCCAAGCCGGGCCCAGCGCGGCGTAGATCCGCGAAGACGAGTTCGCCGTGCCGGTGAGCCAGTAGAGCATCACGCTGGTGAGCAGGTCGTCACGATCGATCGCGTCCTCCGGGACGTCACGCGAGTCCGAATAGGACTTGAACTTCTCCACGAGCCAGCCGAGCTGCCCGGCCGGCGAGTCGGTGAGCCCGTAGGCAAGCGTTTGCGGCTTGGTCGCCTGGATCATCGCGTAGCCCAGCTCGCCGGTCTGGAACTCCCGCCCGCGCGCCAGCGCCGCCTCACCCCGCGCGAGCTCCTCACCGGAGAGCCCCTCGAGATCGGCCTCGGATTCCGGGACCGCGTGCGGCAGCATCGTCAGATGCGCGCCGATCACCCGCTCCGGGGACCGGACGCCCACCTCGCGCGACACGATCGCGCCCCAGTCACCGCCGTGCAGCCCGAACCGCTCGTACCCGAGCCGCGACATCAGCACTCCCCAGGCATCGGCGATCCGGCCGGTGCCCCAGTCCGCTTCGGTCGTCGGCCCGGAGAAACCGAACCCCGGCAACGACGGGACGACGACGTGAAACGCGTCCCGCGGGTCTCCGCCGTACGCACGCGGGTCCGAAAGGGGCCCGGCGACGTCGAGGAATTCCACAATGGACCCCGGCCAGCCGTGCGTGAGCACCAACGGGATCGCGTCCGGCTCCGGTGACCGCGCGTGCAGGAAGTGGACGTTCGCGCCGTCGATGTTCGTCAGGAAACCGGGAAAACCGTTGAGGCGTTCCTCGTGGGCGCGCCAGTCGTAGCGGAGCCGCCAGTATTCGGCGAGCTCCTGGAGGTAGCCGAGCGGCGTCCCGAGGCCCCAGCCGACGCCGTCGATCTCGTCCGGCCAACGCGTGTTCGCCAGCCGGGCGGCGAGGTCGTCGAGGTCGCGTTGAGGGACGGCGATCGTGAACGGCGTGATTTCGTCGGTCATGAAGGCGACGGTAGGGAGGATCGAGGACAGTGGCGGTCCTCGACGGGGCTACAAACGATGTTCCCGAGGAACCCAATCCGACATCAGATCCGCGACATCCCCGACGCGATCTTCTTCGGTCTCCCGGCCCTGCTCACGGAGGAACAGGATCGTGTCGAGCAGTTCCTGGTACAGCGCTTCTCGCGAGACACCCCGCTCGAGCTCCGCGGCGAGGAGGGGCCGGATCTCGAAGATGGTCAGACCCGCGGCGACGAGCTCCAGAAGACGGGCCCGGAAATCCGCACTGACCCGCATGCCCTCATCCTCCCGGCAGCTGGGCACGCAGACGGTCGAGCCAGCGGTCGATGGTGTCCTCGTACCGGCCGGGATCGTTCCGGCGCTGTGCCTCGCCGACGGACTCGTCGAGCGCCGAACGGATCCGCGCGGCGTGCTCGGGCAGCGCGAAGACCTCCTGGAAGTAGCCCTCGCGCATCTGGACGTCCGCGACCAGCTGATAGTCGCGCGCCGCGTCGGGAACGACGAGGCCGTACGCCCAGCCGGGAGTGGCGCCGGGCCCGCGTGCGGTGACGACGATGACCGTCGGGCGGACGGCCTTGACGACGTCCGTGGGCGAGGCGCCGTGCGCGATGGCCTCGTCGTTCAGTCCGATGTAGTCGATCGACTTCCAGCCGCTGTAGTACGGGATCGCCCCCGCGTCGGAGACCGCCAGGCTCCGTGCCGCCTCCGGCACCTGGGCGTTCGCGAGACCCTTGCCGATGGCGACGTGGGCGCGCTGCAGGTCGGGCCCGTAGTTGGCGATCACCGGCAGATCCGTCGACTGGGCACCGGTGACGGCGACCCAGCCGACCGCCACCGCGCCGGACACCGCGGCGATCCACCGGCGGCCGAGGTGCGCCATGGCCAGCCCCGCGCCGAGACAGAGCACGGGGAAGGCGTGGAAGGCGAAGCGGTGGATGTAGTCCATGGTCGGCCCGGAAACCGCGTAGGTCATGCCGGTCAGCAGGACGACCGAGGAAAGCACCAGGCCCGCTCCCCTGCTCGCCTTCCGGAACAGCAGGAAGGCGGTCAGCGCCAGCAGCGGGAGAACGAGCCAGGCGGTGGTCTCCAGCCAGACCGATCCGGCGTCGAGGTTGCCGAACTTGACGTAGAAGGTGTTCGGGAACAGATGCCCGAAGTACGTCCACCGCCAGACGAAGTAGCCGCCGCCGAGGACGAGGACCGCGGCGGCGAGCGCCCAGGTCCGCCGTCGCCCGCGCCCGAGCCACAGCCAGATCAGGAAGGCGGGGAAGGTCGCGAGGACACCTTCAGGCCGGATCATCCCGGCGAGCAGCAGCAAGAGCGGCGGCTCCCAGTCACGCACCGTGCGGCCCTGGACGAGGTCCACGCCGACGATGGCGGCGCGCAGCACGACCGCGGCGAACGCGATGGTCTCCAGGCCGGCGGTGACGTGGAAGTAGGTCGGCACGAACAGCAGCAGCGCGCCGCCCGCCACGAGCGCGCCGAGAACGCCCGCCGCGCGATGCCCGGCGCGGACCAGCATCACCAGGATCAAGCCGCCCAGTACGACGGACGTCACCTTGGCGACGGTCTCCAACGGCAGACCGGCGAGGGCGAACGGGACGTGCCAGAGCATCCAGAGGAAGTTCGTGAAGCCCTCGATCGGGTCTTCCCCCACGTTCCACACCGGACCGTGGCCGTCCGCCATGTTCCCCGAGTACCGGAAGGTGATGAAGGCGTCGTCGATGGTGAAGAACCACGCCGCCCAGCACCCGGCGAGGAAGAGCGCGCCGAAACCGAGCAAGACGGCGAGAAGCCCTCGACGCGGTTTCCGTTCGGGGACGGCGTCGGCCTCGCTTCGCTCCGCCGTGGTCGTCATTCCGCCATCCTCGTCTTCTCCAGCCGATCCAGTACCCGGTCGACTCCTCGCCCGTCCACAAGAGCCATCGAAGTCCCGGAAAGACCGTTACGCGTCGCCGGGTCCGACAGCAACCCCCTGAGCGTCTCGACGGCTCGGCCATCGAGTGCGTCCGCGCTCCCCAGCCCGGCCGCCAGCCCGAGATCGAGTGCCGCGCGATATCCCGCGTCCTGGTTCTCCACGAGCCGGACGACGGCGGTGGGCACCCCGAGGCAGCACAGTTCGAGCAGCGTCACCCCCGCCGCGCTGATCGCCACGTCCGTTTCCACCAGCAGATCGAGCAGGCCCGGCCCCGGCGGCGCGATCCGGAACTCCTGACCGGACAGCGGTTCGGGCACGGTCGGCTCACCACGTACGAGCACGTCGGCTTCGAACGGCTCCCGAGTGTCGCGAAGGGCCCGTAAGAGCGCGCTAACCGTTTCGGCCCATTCCGCGCCGCCTCCCAGCACGACGGTGACCCGCGGCCGGTCTCCGCCTGGGCCTTGGGACCGCTTTTCCCGCGCCTGGACGACGGCTTCCCTCAGCGGCGCGTAGCGCGCGCCGCGCAGCAACTCCCCTGAGCCGTCCTCAGGACGCGGCATCGGCTCGAAGGCGCAGTCGACGACGAGGTCCGCCGCGCGCCTGCCGAAGACGTCGTCCTCGATGGACACCAGCAGCGCGCCCGCGGCGTTGACCTCCTCACGCAGTTCGCCGAGGCCGTAGTGATCGACGACCACCGCGTCGAAGCCCTCGAAGAGCGCGGACGGCACCACCGGGACCGAGAGCTCGCCGAACCGGGCGGCCAGCCATTCGGCGTTGTCCACCCGGCCCGCGAACACGACCTCCCAGCCGCGCGCGACGGCGCGTTCGGCATAGGCGACCATGCGCGAGACGTGGCCGGCGCCGATCGACGGCGAGGCATCGGCACGAAGCAGCAGCCGGGTCACCTGGCCACCTTCTTCTGCTCGACGTGCGCGTTGAGCTTCACCAGCTCTGGCCGGGACCGCAGCACCG from Amycolatopsis sp. EV170708-02-1 includes:
- a CDS encoding bacterial proteasome activator family protein is translated as MEHMTDPVSRESTTPGDGGGDSPHHVVVVGPDGTPVGTARIAAPGSDSGEEGQEESLGDLVEEPAKVMRIGTMIKQLLEEVRAAPLDDASRTRVREIHQTSIRELEQALAPELQDELERLVRPFTENSTPSDAELRIAQAQLVGWLEGLFSGIQTALFAQQMAARVQLEQMRRGLPAGPSAGGAALGGHAAGGESHGPGQYL
- a CDS encoding epoxide hydrolase family protein translates to MTDEITPFTIAVPQRDLDDLAARLANTRWPDEIDGVGWGLGTPLGYLQELAEYWRLRYDWRAHEERLNGFPGFLTNIDGANVHFLHARSPEPDAIPLVLTHGWPGSIVEFLDVAGPLSDPRAYGGDPRDAFHVVVPSLPGFGFSGPTTEADWGTGRIADAWGVLMSRLGYERFGLHGGDWGAIVSREVGVRSPERVIGAHLTMLPHAVPESEADLEGLSGEELARGEAALARGREFQTGELGYAMIQATKPQTLAYGLTDSPAGQLGWLVEKFKSYSDSRDVPEDAIDRDDLLTSVMLYWLTGTANSSSRIYAALGPAWGEEPSRSTVPTGVAVFPKDTGLPIRHLAERTDNIVHWSTPDRGGHFPGLEVPDLLIDDLRTFFSPLR
- a CDS encoding cysteine desulfurase-like protein encodes the protein MAFDVARIRGLFPALGDGWIHFDGAAGMLVPEQVASAVSTAMRAPVSGPGGAFPASQRAESIVTAARRAVADLVGADPAGVVLGPNAPDLIRRLVDAMADRWTIGDEVVVSRLDEEANLAPWRRAAKRVGAVVRWGEIDIETCELPAWQYENLVSARTKAVAVTLASGSVGTRPDVPTVIEFAKRVGALVVVDATYAAPFVPLDLNALGADVMVVSAQAWGGPSVGALVFRDPELLERLPSVSLDPAARGPARMELGPHAYPLLAGLIASIDYLAGLDDAALGSRREKLVTSLGSAKSYHAGLLAQLSTELRSLRHVMVIGDAMRRIPALAFAVAGKKAPEVAEYLASQGLCAFADDGTSGVFGSLGAAEVGGAVRIGLAHYSNVFEVNQLVRVLEEIR
- a CDS encoding spore coat protein, translated to MTRLLLRADASPSIGAGHVSRMVAYAERAVARGWEVVFAGRVDNAEWLAARFGELSVPVVPSALFEGFDAVVVDHYGLGELREEVNAAGALLVSIEDDVFGRRAADLVVDCAFEPMPRPEDGSGELLRGARYAPLREAVVQAREKRSQGPGGDRPRVTVVLGGGAEWAETVSALLRALRDTREPFEADVLVRGEPTVPEPLSGQEFRIAPPGPGLLDLLVETDVAISAAGVTLLELCCLGVPTAVVRLVENQDAGYRAALDLGLAAGLGSADALDGRAVETLRGLLSDPATRNGLSGTSMALVDGRGVDRVLDRLEKTRMAE